In Petrotoga sp. 9PWA.NaAc.5.4, the genomic window ATTAGAGTTAACGGAAACTCAATTTGAGGTACTTGCCATATTATTCATGAATGGAGAAAGTCGATTAATAGAGATAGAAAATATTAGAGGTAAAAATAGTTACTATCAATTAAAAAAACTAATGGAATACGAATTGGTCAAAAAAATAAAAAAACAAAATCAACCATTTTATAAACTAACAGAGAAATTTTATGAATCTTTACCCGATAACACCTTAAAAAAATTGGAGGATATTAAGAAAAATGAATCTTCAAAAAGCACTACAAATATTAAGTCTTAGTAGAAGAAAATCGTCTGAATACATTTTCAACAAAGGAATAAAAGTTAACGGAATACTGATAAAAAAACCATGGTATGAATTAAAAGATAATGATCTTATAGAGTTTGAAAATCAAATTTACAAAGTTTCTGAAATTTTGAAAATCACTCAAAATAAAGTTTATTATTTATTCAACAAACCAAAAAATGTTTTGTGCACTTTCAAAGATAATTTTGGAAGAACGACTATTCAAGATTTGATAAAAGATAAAATAAAAGAAAGGGTTTTTTATGTAGGAAGACTTGATTACGATGCTCAAGGAGTTTTGTTACTAACTAATGATGGAAATTTAGCTAATTATCTTTTAAGACCAGAGAACAAAGTTGTAAAAATATATCATGTTTTAATTGATGGAATACCTTCTAAAGAAGATTTATTAAAATTAGAAAATGGAATAGTCTTGGAAGATGGTTATAAAACCTTAAAGGCTCACGTATCACTAATAAAAAAAATGGAAAAACTTTCCTTGATTAAAATTAATATCCACGAAGGCAAAAAAAGACAAATCAAGCTCATGTTTAAAGCCTTAGGATTCAGTGTTTTAGAACTAACAAGGGTAAAGTTTGGTCCCTGGGGTATAGAAATAGTTCCCCATCCTGGAGATATTAAAAAAATTGATATTAAATACGATTTGCCTAATAAAGCAATGAGGACGCAATAGCGTCCTCATTGGATGGGCCGAAATATCAATTATGATGTTTCGGGGGGATGGGTAAATAAATTATATCTAATAATTATTAAAATTCATAAACGATAAAATTAAGATAGTTTTCAGTTTCTTCTCTTTTATTTTTATTAGACATTTTTAGAATAAAACTTTTTAAAATAAAGCTTTAAATTAAATGTTTACAAAACAATAGTTTCAATCTCCTTTTAAATTTTTTAAAATGTATATATTAGTTGAAGCGCAAATAAAGATTGTGGGGAAACGAATGAGCAGAAATATATACAAACTTAGAGGCTTAAATCTGAATAGATTAATAGAATTATCTCAAATAGGAGATAAAGAAGCTTTAGGAATGATACTTGAAAAGTTTGAACCGATGATAAAATCAATAGTTTCCAATTATTATGGGACATGGTTAGAATATGAAGACTTTTTACAAATTGGTTTTGTTGGTCTAATTCAAGCTGTATACAACTTTAGAAATGACGCCAACACAAAGTTTTCAAGCTTTGCTTACATGAATATTTCATCTGAAATAAAGTCTTTTATTACATATTTAAACAGAAACAAACACAAAGTATTGACAGAAGCCGTTAGCATAGAAAATACAGACGAAAACTTCAGTGAAAGTGGAGATTATTACATTGAAAACATAGATTCTCAAGAAAAAGATTTTTTAAAGGAATACTTATTTTCCAAAAGTGTTGAAGAACTTAAGGAAGATGAAAAAAATATTATAAAATTATGGGGTTATGGTTATTCTTATCAAGAAATAAGTGATAAACTCAAGGTATCAACAAAAAAAGTTGATAATACTCTTCAAAAAATTAAAAAGATTCTGGAAACAAAAGAAGAAATATACACAAATATTAAAAATATGTTTGGAGGATACTTATGAAGTTTAAAATAACGCTTTTAGTCGTGAGTTTAGTTGCCATAGTTTTGGCAATAACAAATGAAATTAGATTTATTGAATTAAAAAAAGATTTACAAAGTCAATTCAATAGACTAAATACTTCTTTAAATCAAAAGTTAAGCGAAACAGATAAAAAACTTTTTGAAATTGAAAGTTATTTTAATCCAAATGGAATAGTTGAGAAATTTATAGTTGCCAACAACTTTTTAGAAAAGAACATGAGCGATTTAGACAAAATTATTACCAATTTGGACGAACCGGCTGATGCCGGATATATTCAAATATATATCATAGGCCATAATGATGTATGGACAGCGTTTAGAAACTCTGATGGAAAATATGTATTTCAGGGAAATCTTAAACCTGGTTTAAACCCATATAAATTTTACTTTTTTAAAACTCCAAAAGTTGAAACTCAATATACTTATCAAATTCCTTCTAATGCATCCTTTAAAAGTGGGGTACCTGAAAATACCTACTTCCTAATTAAAGAACCTGGTCAATATAGATTATTAAAACATCCTAACAAAGATATTACTAATATAATGGTAGATTTAAATCTCTATATTCCAACAGTTACTGGAAAATAAATGTGGTATAATTAACAATATACTCGATTTTTTCTTAAAGAAGTTGCCTTTTCAAAAAAACTAAAACTTAAGTTTTACAATTTCTAAATGACTTATAATTCTAATCACCGGAGGAATAACAATAGATGGAAAAATCTTACAATCCTAAAGAAATAGAGAAAAAATGGCAAGAAATTTGGAATGAAAAGCATATATTTCAAACTCCAAATAAAAGCGAAAAACCCAAATATTATGATTTAGTAATGTTTCCTTATCCTTCTGGGACACTACATGTTGGCCATGTTAAAAACTATGTAATAGGAGATGTTGTAGCTCGTTATAAAAGGATGAAACAATTCAATGTGTTACATCCTTTTGGTTTCGATGCTTTTGGCCTACCTGCTGAGAATGCAGCTATAGATAAAGGAAACATACACCCAGAAGACTGGACATTAAAAAATATAGAGATAATTAGAAATCAGATTAAAAAATTAGGAATTAGTTATGATTGGAGCAGAGAAGTTATTACTTGTAAAGAAGATTATTACAAGTGGACTCAATGGATATTCCTTCAATTATATAAAAACGGTTTAGCATACAAAAAGAAAGCACCTGTTAATTGGTGTCCACATTGTAAAACTGTACTTGCAAACGAGCAAGTTGTTAACGGCAAGTGTGAAAGATGTGGTACTAATGTAGAAATAAAGCAATTAGAACAATGGTATTTTAAAATAACTGACTATGCAGAAAAGCTTTTAGAA contains:
- a CDS encoding SMC-Scp complex subunit ScpB, which produces MKNSKKVDVEIRMIEALIFSKPDGISFNEISKRLKIKSDELKEYINTIELHYMQDQHGVELVKVGNKYRFEIKPEIKVMILPNVKKLELTETQFEVLAILFMNGESRLIEIENIRGKNSYYQLKKLMEYELVKKIKKQNQPFYKLTEKFYESLPDNTLKKLEDIKKNESSKSTTNIKS
- a CDS encoding pseudouridine synthase, producing the protein MNLQKALQILSLSRRKSSEYIFNKGIKVNGILIKKPWYELKDNDLIEFENQIYKVSEILKITQNKVYYLFNKPKNVLCTFKDNFGRTTIQDLIKDKIKERVFYVGRLDYDAQGVLLLTNDGNLANYLLRPENKVVKIYHVLIDGIPSKEDLLKLENGIVLEDGYKTLKAHVSLIKKMEKLSLIKINIHEGKKRQIKLMFKALGFSVLELTRVKFGPWGIEIVPHPGDIKKIDIKYDLPNKAMRTQ
- a CDS encoding sigma-70 family RNA polymerase sigma factor produces the protein MSRNIYKLRGLNLNRLIELSQIGDKEALGMILEKFEPMIKSIVSNYYGTWLEYEDFLQIGFVGLIQAVYNFRNDANTKFSSFAYMNISSEIKSFITYLNRNKHKVLTEAVSIENTDENFSESGDYYIENIDSQEKDFLKEYLFSKSVEELKEDEKNIIKLWGYGYSYQEISDKLKVSTKKVDNTLQKIKKILETKEEIYTNIKNMFGGYL